Within Acidobacteriota bacterium, the genomic segment AAACGGAGTGCCTGCCCTCTCTCCAGCACTTTTTCGATGATTCTTCGGTGACCCATGTGGATACCGTCGAAGTTTCCTATGGTTGCCACGACACGGCCCAGAGGCTCTTTGATGCTTTCTGTCTCGTGTATGGTGATCATCCAATTGCACCGGTATCAAATAAGGTTCAAGACGGGAAGAAGCGTCTGCATAAGCATGTTTGTATAGAATGCCGAGACAACGTCATCCACCATGATTCCCACGCCTCCTTCCATCCTCTCAAAATATCTTGCAGGAGGGGGCTTTATGATATCAATGGTTCTGAAGAGAACGAATCCGATAATGACATTGAAGAGACGTGGCTTGATGAAGAGCATGGCGAGAAGAAATCCAGCTACTTCATCGATGACGACTCGAGGAGGATCCTTTCTCCCATAGAATCTCTCGGCAAAGTCTGAAGCCCAGACTCCTGTAACTATGAGAAGAATCGATGCCGAGATGTAGATGAAGATCGATGCAAATCTGGTAAGGAAGCAGTAGAGAAGAAGACCGCCAGCCGTCCCCGCGGTCCCCGGGATTAGAGGAGAATATCCAGTGAAGAAGAATGT encodes:
- a CDS encoding phosphatidylglycerophosphatase A, whose product is MENFKELTILEKIKIILSTFFFTGYSPLIPGTAGTAGGLLLYCFLTRFASIFIYISASILLIVTGVWASDFAERFYGRKDPPRVVIDEVAGFLLAMLFIKPRLFNVIIGFVLFRTIDIIKPPPARYFERMEGGVGIMVDDVVSAFYTNMLMQTLLPVLNLI